From the Saccharomycodes ludwigii strain NBRC 1722 chromosome I, whole genome shotgun sequence genome, one window contains:
- the YPI1 gene encoding type 1 protein phosphatase-activating protein YPI1 (similar to Saccharomyces cerevisiae YFR003C | YPI1 | Yeast Phosphatase Inhibitor) gives MPSNNNSDNIKTTSEQNGSTTMTLTDSFSNVIHLRGSNNDTTKADQPQSNKNKTKANGKKKPQVRWKQDVVDNENMNKKKTKICCIFHPAEEPSDDEVEKEGDDKKEQDCNCNDNHYHSLDGHDHDDTGADSDSSSSGSDDEYDFDTRRQRRLERRIRELKQEQDEPYTPSNAYEIQPDYSHLRHLK, from the coding sequence ATGCCATCCAATAACAACAGTGACAATATAAAGACAACAAGCGAACAAAATGGTTCCACAACAATGACTTTGACTGATTCGTTTTCCAATGTAATTCACCTACGGGGTTCAAACAATGATACTACCAAGGCTGATCAACCccaatcaaataaaaataaaaccaagGCAAATGGTAAGAAAAAGCCACAAGTTAGGTGGAAACAAGATGTCGTGGATAACgaaaatatgaataaaaaaaaaaccaagatATGTTGTATCTTTCATCCTGCAGAAGAACCAAGTGATGATGAAGTCGAAAAAGAAGGTGATGATAAAAAGGAACAGGACTGTAATTGTAACGATAATCATTACCATAGTTTAGATGGTCACGATCACGATGATACTGGTGCTGATAGTGATAGCAGTTCCAGTGGCAGTGATGATGAATATGATTTTGACACAAGGAGACAAAGAAGATTAGAAAGAAGAATAAGGGAACTAAAACAAGAACAAGATGAACCATACACTCCATCCAATGCATATGAAATCCAGCCAGATTATTCTCATTTAAGGCAtctaaaataa
- the RPN11 gene encoding proteasome regulatory particle lid subunit RPN11 (similar to Saccharomyces cerevisiae YFR004W | RPN11 | Regulatory Particle Non-ATPase), with product MEGLQRLINQRAGLGSMNTSEQAINDTKETVYISSLALLKMLKHGRAGVPMEVMGLMLGEFVDDYTVKVVDVFAMPQSGTGVSVEAVDDVFQAKMMDMLKQTGRDQMVVGWYHSHPGFGCWLSSVDVNTQKSFEQLNNRAVAVVVDPIQSVKGKVVIDAFRLIDAATIMRNQETRQTTSNTGLLNKPNIQALIHGLNRHYYSLNIDYHKTHGEINMLMNLHKEQWQNGLKLHDYNEKETHNLTSTKKMVKIAEQYLKRIEEEKELDEEELKTRYVGKQDPKKHLTETAANLLEDNIVSVLTSGVDSVAIK from the coding sequence atgGAGGGACTACAACGTTTAATTAATCAAAGAGCAGGTTTGGGTTCTATGAACACTTCGGAACAAGCAATAAACGATACTAAAGAGACCGTTTACATATCATCTTTAGCTTTGTTAAAGATGTTGAAACACGGTAGAGCGGGTGTTCCCATGGAGGTGATGGGATTGATGTTAGGTGAGTTTGTAGATGATTACACAGTTAAGGTTGTGGATGTTTTTGCCATGCCTCAATCCGGTACTGGTGTTTCTGTTGAAGCAGTTGATGATGTATTCCAAGCCAAAATGATGGATATGTTGAAGCAAACTGGTAGAGATCAAATGGTTGTTGGTTGGTACCATTCACATCCCGGGTTTGGATGCTGGTTGTCTTCAGTCGATGTTAACACGCAGAAATCTTTTGAACAATTAAACAATCGTGCAGTTGCCGTTGTGGTTGATCCAATTCAGTCCGTTAAGGGTAAAGTAGTCATTGATGCTTTCAGATTAATAGACGCTGCTACCATTATGAGAAATCAGGAAACTAGACAAACAACATCAAATACTGGGCTTTTGAACAAACCAAATATCCAGGCCCTAATTCATGGTTTGAACAGGCATTATTACTCTTTAAATATTGATTATCACAAAACGCATGGAGAGATAAACATGTTAATGAATCTACATAAAGAACAATGGCAAAATGGATTGAAATTACATGATTACAATGAAAAGGAAACCCATAATTTGACttctacaaaaaaaatggtcaAAATTGCTGAGCAATATTTAAAGAGGATTGAAGAAGAGAAGGAATTggatgaagaagaattaaaaacacGTTATGTAGGTAAGCAAGATCCAAAGAAACATTTAACTGAAACTGCAGCCAATTTATTGGAAGATAATATTGTTTCCGTTTTAACATCAGGTGTAGATTCTGTCGCTATAAAATAG
- the SAD1 gene encoding mRNA splicing protein SAD1 (similar to Saccharomyces cerevisiae YFR005C | SAD1 | SnRNP Assembly Defective): protein MSKRSFKGNDSINKKKKLKGTKKIIISDISKIQHLETSCIILKNLAFDNEPICSVTLSNLNIYCCLTCGKYFRGKNFESPAYQHALQNFNHKLFVKMCNDTDNYNTVHQFITLPDMELIDASKSKLLTIIQNNINPKAITINTIENKECFDFINKKKYITGCVPLTNEQGMDHVNVIIQLLSQLNEFKSFNEENNILTAATNSTCPNGSNDTSVLLQKKLLKIIRKIWNPELIKANISPIELINFLNNHYYSNQRNFASEEFLHSLNDPKSLYVWLIHHLHNKKLLTENLKGYILVTKTKIDLTNLKPIPNEKPKKFITPFYLLSVDLPKTSIFKEPITKISKNNDEEGKEENCENLLLSSLIEDKFTQPHISKDGFRCEYEIKSSPMHLLIHINRFENSTTTLKISTNLRNKKIVEFQPEMKLFKNSNNINGKNGVNYKLKCNIIYNSSDKSNTNKWSVQILTHLAKFDASPNKEEQWFEIDGLEVKKSDGVLLFLQESYFQLWERV, encoded by the coding sequence ATGTCAAAAAGGTCTTTCAAAGGCAATGACAGTatcaacaaaaagaaaaaattaaaaggcacaaaaaaaattattatttcagATATTTCCAAGATTCAACACTTAGAAACATCCTgcataatattaaaaaacttAGCCTTTGATAATGAACCAATATGCTCCGTAACCTTATCtaatttgaatatttaCTGCTGCTTAACATGCGGAAAATATTTCCGTGgcaaaaattttgaatcTCCTGCTTACCAACATGCTTTGCAAAATTTTAATCATAAGTTATTTGTGAAAATGTGTAATGATActgataattataatacTGTTCACCAATTTATCACTTTGCCTGATATGGAACTTATAGATGCTTCTAAAAGTAAATTGTTAActattattcaaaataacATAAATCCTAAAGCAATTACTATAAATacaatagaaaataaagagtGTTTTGATttcatcaataaaaaaaaatacattacCGGATGTGTTCCACTAACCAATGAACAAGGAATGGACCATGTTAACGTTATAATTCAACTATTATCTCAATTAAATGAgtttaaatcttttaatgaagaaaataatatcctTACCGCTGCTACCAATTCAACCTGCCCCAATGGTAGTAATGATACAAGTGTATtgttgcaaaaaaaattgttaaaaataattagaAAGATATGGAATCCAGAATTAATTAAAGCAAATATATCACCCATTGagttaataaattttttgaataatcattattatagtAATCAAAGAAATTTTGCTTCAGAAGAGTTCCTTCATTCTTTAAATGACCCAAAATCTCTGTATGTCTGGTTGATTCATCATTTACATAACAAAAAGTTATTGacagaaaatttaaaaggaTACATACTAGTTACAAAAACTAAGATTGACCTAACTAATTTAAAACCGATACCGAATGAAAAGCCTAAAAAGTTTATCACACCTTTTTACCTATTATCAGTGGATCTTCCTAAAacttcaatttttaaagaacCTATTactaaaatatcaaaaaataatgatgagGAGGGGAAGGAAGAAAACTGTGaaaatttacttttatcTTCCTTGATTGAAGATAAATTTACACAGCCTCATATCAGTAAGGACGGTTTTAGGTGCGaatatgaaattaaaagctCACCAATGCATTTATTAATACATATTAATAGGTTTGAAAATAGTACAACCACTTTGAAAATTTCAACCAACCTAcggaataaaaaaatcgtGGAGTTTCAACCTGAaatgaaattatttaagaattcaaataatattaatggaaAGAATGGAgttaattataaattaaagtGTAATATAATTTACAATTCTAGTGATAAAAGTAATACAAACAAATGGAGCGTCCAGATATTAACACATCTTGCTAAATTCGACGCATCACCAAATAAGGAGGAACAATGGTTTGAAATTGATGGTTTGGAAGTGAAAAAAAGTGATggtgttttattatttcttcaagaatcatattttcaattgtgGGAAAGAGTTTAA
- a CDS encoding putative Xaa-Pro dipeptidase (similar to Saccharomyces cerevisiae YFR006W | putative X-Pro aminopeptidase): MDNIQQASLIGSTSLLAIGALKKYFSNNNHQQNNSILDEKKMNATLPFEPIRKRSPDIIARTNTILANEKYPAKAHNNKVKSFFYELNKDLSGKKIGVFLSSSILEPIKYCDQTKKFIQEKYFFYLTGCDLPNTFMFYNFQTEKLCLFLPPIIRDDVVWSGMPLSPEEALAKYDVDEVLYSDKIMQYISSGQGNLDLVYTTDLDHAPIEISSKLTPNDPKFFEAMDEARLCKDDYELCLMRKACDITDKCHLAVMSALPIETNEIHMQAEFTYHAIRQGSKNQGYDPICCSGVNCSTLHYVNNDDTMENKHSVLIDAGAEWENYTADVTRCFPIDGKFTKEHREIYEAVLDMQKTAMGLIRPGVNWEDVHLATHRCLIKHFLKLGIFRSEFSAEEIYDRRVTVCFNCTGCGHNLGLNTHDVGGRPNYEDPDPYFRYLRIRRPLKEGMVVTIEPGIYFNPFIIREFLTPYPERVEVVDEKIMEKYLYVGGVRIEDDLVITKGGYENLTCITSDPDKIEQIVQDGINKGRSHYHNIV, encoded by the coding sequence ATGGATAACATACAACAAGCTTCTTTAATAGGATCAACCTCCTTGTTAGCAATTGGTGcactaaaaaaatacttttcaAACAACAACCATCAACAAAATAACTCTATTTTggacgaaaaaaaaatgaacgCAACATTACCATTTGAACCTATCAGAAAGAGAAGTCCCGACATAATTGCCAGAACAAATACTATTCTagcaaatgaaaaatatccaGCCAAAGCACATAACAACAAagttaaatcttttttctacGAGTTGAATAAGGATCTGTCAGGGAAGAAAATTggtgtttttttatcatcttCAATTTTAGAGCCAATCAAATATTGTgatcaaacaaaaaaatttatccaagaaaaatactttttttacttAACTGGCTGTGATTTGCCAAACACttttatgttttataaTTTCCAAACGGAGAAAttgtgtttatttttaccacCAATCATTAGAGATGATGTAGTTTGGAGTGGTATGCCGCTTTCACCAGAAGAAGCCCTGGCCAAATATGATGTTGACGAAGTTTTATATTCTGACAAAATTATGCAGTATATTAGCTCTGGGCAAGGCAATTTAGATCTGGTTTATACTACTGATTTAGATCATGCACCCATTGAAATCTCTTCCAAATTGACACCGAATGACCCTAAATTTTTTGAGGCGATGGATGAAGCTAGGTTATGTAAAGATGACTACGAACTATGTCTAATGAGAAAAGCGTGTGACATCACTGATAAATGTCATCTAGCTGTTATGAGTGCTTTGCCGATTGAAACCAACGAAATTCATATGCAGGCTGAATTTACATACCATGCGATTAGACAGGGTTCCAAAAACCAAGGGTATGATCCAATCTGTTGTTCTGGTGTTAACTGTTCCACTTTACATTatgttaataatgatgatacgATGGAAAACAAGCATTCTGTTTTGATTGATGCAGGTGCAGAATGGGAAAATTATACTGCAGATGTCACTAGGTGTTTCCCAATTGATGGTAAATTTACTAAGGAACATAGGGAAATATATGAAGCTGTATTGGATATGCAAAAAACTGCAATGGGTTTAATAAGGCCAGGTGTTAATTGGGAAGATGTTCATTTGGCCACCCATCGTTGTTTAATCAagcattttttaaaattaggAATTTTCAGATCTGAGTTTAGTGCCGAGGAGATTTATGACAGAAGAGTTACTGTTTGTTTTAACTGTACTGGTTGTGGACACAATTTGGGGTTAAATACACATGATGTTGGTGGTAGGCCAAACTATGAGGATCCAGATCCATATTTTAGATATTTACGGATTCGTAGGCCTTTAAAAGAAGGTATGGTTGTTACTATAGAACCaggtatttattttaatccATTTATTATAAGAGAATTTTTGACACCATATCCTGAAAGAGTTGAAGTTGTTGATGAAAAAATCATGGAAAAGTATTTATACGTAGGCGGCGTTAGAATTGAAGATGATTTGGTGATTACCAAAGGTGGTTATGAAAATTTGACTTGTATAACAAGTGACCCTGATAAGATTGAACAAATTGTCCAGGATGGTATTAACAAGGGCAGGAGTCATTATCATAACATTGTATGA
- a CDS encoding uncharacterized protein (similar to Saccharomyces cerevisiae YPR003C | putative sulfate permease), with translation MRDKYISHNRVNDVISPCVSPTPINPSVKDNDELTPLLLSQSVDNQQSRKDDDSTSIQRNIINFPTNRKPSLKQVIPYYLPILNWLPKYTVPKFIGDFSAGLSLASFQIPLAISFATTMAHLDPLTGLFSLSLTPIVYSVVGSIPQMIVGPESAISLIVGQTVDHLVKEYNKNGEEVVDPLLVSASLTFISGTTLFLGGILGLGFLDNILSQVLLMGFISGVGITMIVGSFITQCKLDHLFKSVPEHYHSTFDKIVFLFKYCDLSTIDRPTVLISVLSFSALILLRWLKKKLSYDRRHKWVFFFPEILFVVLLSIYFSWKCDLHGNYGILLVKSMARKRGKKSTKSPSTSISLTNKDFVSLWMPPFSTLNKFKYELLHPGIMVALLGFFESTTASKSLDSLYNIELSSSNRELVALGSLNIVGSMIGGCLPSFGGYGRSRINALSGAKTTFSGGIMGVFTLLTIFWFLPYIEYVPICVLSSISSVIGLKLLEESPHLLKFHYTCRGYSELFMFTAVFITTITYSLEGGITVGIVIALIKIVKHSTKSRIQLLGRKNNSDKFVHVDTMGSTRASHHHNHHHHQQQQSRHESIVFEIEGCLIVKIPEPLTFTNSSDLKIKLKRLEKFGSTKQHPAAPRSRNESMTRFIIFDINGMTNIDSSAALVLYEIIKDYTFKKMARVFLVGKYVPVRVKDRLANSGILELVQYDEFNINVGDSIFKNIKSVLQVIDYLEACGDDDTNFIAGSIDTSIFNSNIV, from the coding sequence ATGCGTGATAAATACATTAGCCACAATAGGGTTAATGATGTAATAAGCCCTTGCGTATCTCCGACACCAATTAATCCAAGTGTTAAGGACAATGATGAACTTACACCATTGCTACTTTCTCAATCAGTTGATAATCAACAAAGCAGAAAAGATGACGATTCAACCAGCATTCagagaaatattattaatttccCAACAAACAGAAAACCGTCATTAAAACAAGTAATACCATATTACTTGCCTATTCTTAATTGGCTCCCCAAATATACCGTTCCGAAGTTTATAGGTGATTTTTCTGCTGGTTTATCGTTAGCTTCATTCCAAATACCCTTGGCAATATCATTTGCGACCACAATGGCCCACTTGGATCCATTAACGGGTCTTTTCAGCTTATCCTTGACACCTATAGTTTATAGTGTAGTTGGTTCAATCCCTCAAATGATCGTAGGACCAGAAAGTGCAATTTCTCTAATAGTAGGCCAAACAGTAGACCATCTAGTTAAGGaatacaacaaaaatgGCGAGGAAGTTGTGGACCCGCTACTGGTTAGTGCATCACTAACTTTCATAAGTGGCACTACTTTGTTTCTTGGGGGAATTTTAGGGTTGGGATTTTTAGACAACATACTATCAcaagttttattaatggGCTTTATATCTGGCGTGGGTATCACAATGATCGTTGGATCGTTTATTACCCAATGCAAACTGGACCACCTATTTAAAAGCGTACCTGAACATTATCATTCGacttttgataaaattgtttttttatttaaatattgcGATCTTTCGACCATAGACCGACCAACTGTACTCATAAGCGTGTTATCATTTTCTGCATTGATTTTATTGAGAtggttgaaaaaaaaattaagttATGATCGAAGACATAAATGggtatttttctttccggaaattttatttgttgttttacTTTCAATCTACTTCTCTTGGAAATGCGATTTACATGGTAACTATGGTATTTTACTCGTCAAATCTATGGCACGTAAAAGGGGTAAAAAATCCACAAAATCACCTTCAACTTCAATATCTTTAACAAATAAGGATTTTGTATCATTGTGGATGCCACCTTTCTCTACTCTgaataaattcaaatacGAATTATTACATCCGGGCATAATGGTCGCGCTGCTAGGATTTTTCGAATCCACAACAGCTTCCAAATCATTGGACTCCCTGTATAACATTGAACTATCCTCTTCTAATAGAGAATTAGTGGCTTTGGGATCTTTGAACATTGTCGGTTCCATGATAGGTGGTTGTTTACCCAGTTTCGGTGGATATGGTAGGTCTAGGATCAATGCCTTATCTGGAGCTAAAACAACTTTTTCCGGCGGAATAATGGGTGTGTTTACATTACTTACAATATTCTGGTTTTTACCTTATATAGAATATGTGCCCATTTGTGTATTATCTTCCATAAGTTCAGTTATAGGGTTAAAATTGTTGGAAGAATCTCCACATCTTTTGAAGTTTCATTACACTTGCCGTGGTTACTCTGAATTATTTATGTTTACTGCAGTTTTCATCACCACTATAACATATTCTTTGGAAGGTGGTATAACCGTTGGTATTGTAATTGCTTTGATTAAAATTGTCAAACATTCTACAAAATCAAGAATTCAGTTATTGGGAcgcaaaaataatagtgaCAAGTTTGTTCACGTTGATACTATGGGTTCCACAAGGGCCAGTCATCACcataatcatcatcatcatcaacaacaacaaagcCGTCATGAAagtattgtttttgaaataGAAGGTTGCTTAATTGTTAAAATACCAGAACCATTAACCTTTACTAACTCTAgtgatttgaaaataaaattgaaaagattaGAGAAATTTGGTTCCACAAAACAACATCCAGCTGCACCTAGATCAAGAAATGAATCTATGActagatttattatttttgatattaacGGAATGACGAACATAGACTCATCCGCAGCATTGGTGCTCTACGAAATCATTAAAGATTATACTTTTAAGAAAATGGCTAGAGTCTTTCTTGTTGGTAAGTATGTTCCAGTTAGAGTCAAAGATAGATTAGCCAATTCTGGAATCTTGGAATTGGTACAATACGAcgaatttaatattaacgTTGGtgattcaatttttaaaaatataaaaagtgTTTTACAAGTAATTGATTATTTGGAGGCATgtggtgatgatgatacCAATTTTATTGCTGGATCCATAGATAcatcaatttttaattccaatattgtataa